One stretch of Euphorbia lathyris chromosome 7, ddEupLath1.1, whole genome shotgun sequence DNA includes these proteins:
- the LOC136201388 gene encoding uncharacterized protein: MESVKKRKKYKRRLCPVLKPHRPILNDYSDEDTISPTSQQLPTLGANQEGWRQISREKKVQSAANINEATRNATARTPSSVASMNDLRNKRITTSSPRTRATFDDEGLHSSLSRSTLDKMRRTIINNADNENVDETDACHLQGSDHPQSDNPIDNHESDYPCLSDTEISAENSETFRARSVGRGPYKGMELDKLTNGRKNKLVVFIPPGRYFRPIGKHSNKLSSWLGYCARIYRPPTESWDEIEKKHRSRLWAMIQDYFDVSTDSPEKWKKREELGKEEPDTPEMKKAKFEYFCFFQMKTAYRRWKYKLHNQYRMYSNDEERLKHVPKELSGDAWKDMLKVFGSEDFQEQSYINSTNRASQIVVSSTGLTPFAQVEYKMMDEELGELPKASDVWKATHGITNDQGQTTFHDSQSKRIYEDMQRVEDQPINDNQSVPTSDHVLQQVFGVRSGYVRGKGLGYKAITRGMMSNGKNDEVNALKNEVARLTAELKAHEGHRKAQDEHEVERQQVSESYCRRMEIMLKENSSRSTQNALEEEMQMDF; encoded by the exons ATGGAGAGTGTAAAAAAACGCAAGAAGTACAAGAGGAGATTATGTCCGGTACTTAAACCTCACCGACCTATCTTAAATGATTATTCTGATGAAGATACAATTTCCCCGACAAGTCAACAATTGCCTACTTTAGGTGCAAATCAag AGGGATGGAGACAAATCTCAAGAGAAAAGAAGGTACAGAGTGCTGCTAACATTAATGAAGCAACTAGAAATGCAACTGCACGTACACCATCTTCTGTTGCATCAATGAACG ATCTTAGAAATAAAAGGATTACAACGTCCAGTCCTCGTACACGTGCTACTTTCGATGATGAAGGTTTGCATTCTTCATTAAGCCGATCTACTCTCG ACAAAATGAGGCGTACTATAATCAACAATGCTGATAATGAAAATGTTGATGAGACAGATGCTTGTCACTTGCAAGGTTCTGACCATCCACAATCTGATAATCCCATTGATAATCATGAATCTGACTATCCTTGCCTATCAGATACGGAGATAAGCGCTGAAAATTCAGAAACTTTTCGAG CGAGATCAGTTGGTAGGGGACCATACAAAGGGATGGAGCTCGACAAACTTACCAATGGAAGGAAAAACAAATTAGTTGTTTTCATTCCACCGGGCAGATATTTTAGACCAATTGGGAAGCATTCTAATAAATTATCGTCATGGTTAGGATACTGCGCTAGAATTTATAGACCTCCGACTGAGTCTTGGGATGAAATTGAAAAGAAGCACAGGTCCCGTTTGTGGGCTATGATTCAA GACTATTTTGATGTTAGCACTGATAGCCCTGAAAAGTGGAAGAAACGTGAAGAGTTAGGAAAGGAGGAGCCCGATACGCCAGAAATGAAAAAAGCTAAATTTGAGTACTTCTGTTTCTTTCAGATGAAAACGGCATATCGCAGAtggaaatataaattacataaccAATATCGCATGTATAGTAATGATGAGGAACGCTTGAAACATGTTCCTAAAGAACTATCTGGAGATGCTTGGAAAGACATGCTTAAAGTTTTTGGAAGCGAGGATTTTCAG GAACAAAGTTATATTAATTCAACTAATCGTGCTTCTCAAATAGTGGTTTCTTCAACTGGTCTAACCCCTTTCGCACAAGTAGAGTATAAAATG ATGGACGAGGAATTAGGCGAATTGCCAAAGGCTTCTGATGTGTGGAAGGCCACTCATGGAATTACAAATGACCAAGGACAAACTACATTCCATGATTCACAATCAAAAAGGATTTAT GAAGATATGCAAAGGGTTGAGGATCAGCCGATAAATGATAATCAGTCTGTTCCCACATCAGATCATGTGCTACAACAGGTATTTGGAGTTAGATCAGGATATGTTCGTGGTAAAGGATTGGGATATAAAGCAATTACTAGAGGAATGATGTCTAATGGTaaaaatgatgaagttaatgcGCTTAAAAATGAGGTTGCAAGACTGACAGCTGAATTAAAGGCACACGAAGGGCATAGAAAGGCGCAAGATGAACATGAGGTGGAGCGACAACAGGTTTCTGAATCGTATTGCAGAAGGATGGAAATAATGTTAAAAGAAAATAGCTCAAGGAGTACACAGAATGCTTTG GAGGAAGAGATGCAAATGGACTTTTGA